One stretch of Caloenas nicobarica isolate bCalNic1 chromosome 2, bCalNic1.hap1, whole genome shotgun sequence DNA includes these proteins:
- the LOC135986214 gene encoding gastrula zinc finger protein XlCGF8.2DB-like isoform X2, producing the protein MAVTFEDVALYFSPAEWAELAGWQRRLYREVMLENYEMVASLGWAAVKPEIICKLEREETPCVPDPPGVRRGHQSPGPAADPGTQMEADGIPEGLPGIREKRNLISHQRIHTRERPFACAHCPKAFRDKRKLTVHQCVHTGEKPFTCTQCGKGFTRKFCFMSHQRTHTGERPFACTECGKSFSRKSYLVSHQRIHTGEKPFACSHCGKSFREKRNLISHQHIHTGEKPFACTDCGKSFSYNNDLLRHQRVHTGEKPFACSYCGNSFRDKRNLISHQHIHTGEKPFACSHCGKSFSYNNDLLRHQRIHTGEKPFACSHCGKSFRDKRNLNKHQRIHSREKPSPAPSKN; encoded by the exons ATGGCGGTGACGTTCGAGGACGTGGCCCTCTACTTCTCCCCCGCGGAGTGGGCAGAGCTGGCGGGCTGGCAGCGGCGGCTCTACCgggaggtgatgctggagaaCTACGAGATGGTCGCCTCGCTGG GCTGGGCCGCCGTCAAGCCCGAGATCATCTGCAAGCTGGAGCGAGAAGAGACGCCGTGCGTGCCAGACCCCCCCGGGGTGCGGCGGGGGCACCAGAGCCCTGGGCCAG CCGCTGACCCTGGGACACAGATGGAGGCTGATGGGATACCCGAGGggctgccagggatcagggaGAAGAGGAACCTGATCAgccaccagcgcatccacaccaGGGAGCGCCCCTTTGCTTGCGCCCACTGCCCCAAGGCCTTCAGGGACAAGAGGAAACTCACTGTCCACCAGTGCGTCCACACTGGTgagaagcccttcacctgcactCAGTGTGGCAAGGGCTTCACCCGTAAGTTCTGCTTCATGTCCCACCAGCGCACGCACACCGGGGAGCGCCCCTTTGCCTGCACTGagtgtggcaagagcttcagcagGAAGAGCTACCTGGTCAgtcaccagcgcatccacactggcGAGAAGCCTTTTGCCTGCAGCCACTGTGGGaagagcttcagggagaagaggaaCCTGATCAGCCACCAGCacatccacactggggagaaacCTTTTGCCTGcactgactgtggcaagagcttcagttACAATAATGATCTGCTGAGGCACCAGCGCgtccacactggggagaagccctttgcCTGCAGCTACTGTGGCAACAGCTTCAGGGATAAGAGGAACCTGATCAGCCACCAGCACATCCACACCGGGGAGAAACCTTTTGCCTGCAGccactgtggcaagagcttcagttACAATAATGATCTGCTGAggcaccagcgcatccacactggggagaagccctttgcctgcagccactgtggcaagagcttcagggatAAGAGGAACCTGAACAAGCACCAACGCATCCACAGTCGTGAGAAACCTTCACCTGCACCGAGTAAAAATTAG
- the LOC135986214 gene encoding gastrula zinc finger protein XlCGF8.2DB-like isoform X1: MAVTFEDVALYFSPAEWAELAGWQRRLYREVMLENYEMVASLGWAAVKPEIICKLEREETPCVPDPPGVRRGHQSPGPAAADPGTQMEADGIPEGLPGIREKRNLISHQRIHTRERPFACAHCPKAFRDKRKLTVHQCVHTGEKPFTCTQCGKGFTRKFCFMSHQRTHTGERPFACTECGKSFSRKSYLVSHQRIHTGEKPFACSHCGKSFREKRNLISHQHIHTGEKPFACTDCGKSFSYNNDLLRHQRVHTGEKPFACSYCGNSFRDKRNLISHQHIHTGEKPFACSHCGKSFSYNNDLLRHQRIHTGEKPFACSHCGKSFRDKRNLNKHQRIHSREKPSPAPSKN, from the exons ATGGCGGTGACGTTCGAGGACGTGGCCCTCTACTTCTCCCCCGCGGAGTGGGCAGAGCTGGCGGGCTGGCAGCGGCGGCTCTACCgggaggtgatgctggagaaCTACGAGATGGTCGCCTCGCTGG GCTGGGCCGCCGTCAAGCCCGAGATCATCTGCAAGCTGGAGCGAGAAGAGACGCCGTGCGTGCCAGACCCCCCCGGGGTGCGGCGGGGGCACCAGAGCCCTGGGCCAG CAGCCGCTGACCCTGGGACACAGATGGAGGCTGATGGGATACCCGAGGggctgccagggatcagggaGAAGAGGAACCTGATCAgccaccagcgcatccacaccaGGGAGCGCCCCTTTGCTTGCGCCCACTGCCCCAAGGCCTTCAGGGACAAGAGGAAACTCACTGTCCACCAGTGCGTCCACACTGGTgagaagcccttcacctgcactCAGTGTGGCAAGGGCTTCACCCGTAAGTTCTGCTTCATGTCCCACCAGCGCACGCACACCGGGGAGCGCCCCTTTGCCTGCACTGagtgtggcaagagcttcagcagGAAGAGCTACCTGGTCAgtcaccagcgcatccacactggcGAGAAGCCTTTTGCCTGCAGCCACTGTGGGaagagcttcagggagaagaggaaCCTGATCAGCCACCAGCacatccacactggggagaaacCTTTTGCCTGcactgactgtggcaagagcttcagttACAATAATGATCTGCTGAGGCACCAGCGCgtccacactggggagaagccctttgcCTGCAGCTACTGTGGCAACAGCTTCAGGGATAAGAGGAACCTGATCAGCCACCAGCACATCCACACCGGGGAGAAACCTTTTGCCTGCAGccactgtggcaagagcttcagttACAATAATGATCTGCTGAggcaccagcgcatccacactggggagaagccctttgcctgcagccactgtggcaagagcttcagggatAAGAGGAACCTGAACAAGCACCAACGCATCCACAGTCGTGAGAAACCTTCACCTGCACCGAGTAAAAATTAG